The nucleotide sequence ACGACCCAGCCGGTCAGGTCCTTCTTGGGCAGCTTTCCGTCCATGTCGGAGAGCACGATGACGAACTGCTTCTTGGGCGCGGGTGGCTTGATGTCCTCATCCGCGGCGGGCGCGGTGATCTCGTTCATCTCCTCGACGATCTCGCGGAGGATGGAGGGGTCCAGCTTGTGCTTCTTGAGGATCTCGGCGACCTGATTGACTTCGATTTTGGCCATGGTGGAAAAGGGGGAAGGGGAGGATGAACCACGAAGTCCGCGAAAGGACACGAAAAAAAGCCGGGTACGACCAAGACTATTTCCTCGGATAGCGCGGATCGGGCGGATGAAGGCAGACGAGGCCGTCCTGCCTGGATTTCCGGAACTGATTTCGCCATTCAGCCCATCCGCGTCCATCTGCGTTATCCGCGGGGATAGTCCGGGCCAAGAAATCTTGCCAAAGATTTGAGATCTATGGCGGCGCCCGGGGCAGGTGGCCTGACCGGGCCCGGGCAGACCGGATTTGCCCTTGCTGAATTACACGCCGTGGCCTCAGTAGGTCCACCCACGTTACCCGGCCCACCCCATGCCGCTCATTACCTCCGCCCAGGTCAGGTCTGATTATGATGTCATTGTCGTTGGCTCCGGCGCCGCCGGCGGCCAGACGGCCTACACGCTTACCATGGAGGGAGCCCGCGTCCTGATGCTCGAGGCCGGCCGCGACTACGACCCGGTGAAGGAGACGCCGATGTTTCAGACCAACGGTCAGGCGCCCCTGCGCGGCGTGGCCACACCGGACAAGCACATGGGTTTCCACGACGCCACGGTCGACGGCGGCTGGACCGTTCCCGACGAGCCCTACACGCAGATCTCGGAGGACCCGGCGAAAAAGTTCGAGTGGTGGCGCGCCCGCATGATGGGCGGCCGCACTAACCACTGGGCGCGCCATTCGCTGCGTAACGGCCCCTACGATTTCAAGCCCTACAGCCGCGACGGTCTCGGCTTCGACTGGCCCTTCACCTACGACGAGATCGCGCCCTGGTACGACAAGGCCGAGATGCTGGTCGGCGTCTACGGCGAGAACGAGGGCATGGAAAACACGCCCGACTCCTCTCCCGGCGTCCTCCAGCCCGCGCCCGCCCCCCGCGCCAGCGAGTTGCTGGCCAAGAAACACATGGCCCCGCTCGGTATCCCGGTGATCCCGATCCACCGCGCCGTGCTCACGCAGCGCCAGGACGGCGAGAAGCTCTCCCAGATTCTCCACCCGGGCAACCCCAAGGCCCAGCGCATCCTCGCCCAATCCATGAGCGAGCGCGCCGCCTGCTTCTGGGCCACGCCTTGCGGACGCGGCTGCGCCATCCGCGCCACGTACCAGTCCACCACCGTCCACCTGCCGCCTGCTCTGGCCACCGGCAATCTCGACATCGTGGCCAATGCCATGGTGCGCGAGGTGACGCTCAACGCCAAGGGCCTCGCCGACGGCGTGGTCTACATCGACAAGACCACCGGCCTCGAGCACCGGCCCAAGGCCCGCGTCGTCGTCCTCGGCGCCAGCTCCTGCGAGTCGGTGCGCGTGCTCCTCAATTCCAAGTCCGCCCGCTTCCCCCAGGGCCTGGCCAACACCACCGGTCTCGTAGGCAAGTACATCATGGACACGGTCGGCGCCAGCCTCAGCGGCCAGATCCCCGCCTTGGAGAACCTGCCGCCGCACAACGAGGACGGCGCGGGCGGTCTCCACGTTTACGCCCCGTGGTGGCTCTATGGTCCGCAGTTGCGCGGCGACCTCGGCTTCGCCCGTGGCTATCACATCGAGTTCGGCGGCGGCCGCTCCATGCCCGGCATGGGCGCGGGCGCCGGCCTGCAGAATTACACCCGTGGCAGTTACGGCCTGAAACTGAAGGAGGATGCCCGCCGCTTCTACGGCTCCACCATGTTCTTCTCCGGCCGCGGCGAGATGATCCCCAACGAGGGTTCCTACTGTGAGCTCGACCCGGTCGTGAAGGACAAGTGGGGCATTCCCGTGCTCCGCTTCGCCTGGGAATGGTCCGAGCACGAGCGCAAGCAGGCCGAGCACATGGAACGGACCTTCCGTGACATCATCCTCGCCATGGGCGGCAAGGTCCTCGGCGCCTCGGGCAACCGCAAGCGCATCAGCCCCGACCACCCGATCGAGATCGGCGGCCGCGTCATCCACGAGGTCGGTGGCGCCATCATGGGCTCCGACCGCACCAAGTCCGTCACCAACCAATGGTGCCAGACCTGGGACGTGCCCAACCTCTACATGACCGACGGTGCGACCTTCCCGTCCAACGCGGACAAGAACCCCACCATCACGATCATGGCCCTGGCCTGGCGCGCCGGCGAACACATGCTCGCCGAGATGAAGAAGGGGAATTTCTAAGCGGCCGTGGCCAGCCATCCCGAATTTCAAATCTCAAATCTGAGATTCCCATCATGAATCCCCATCTTCCCCGTCTCGACCGTCGCGCGGCCATCAAGTGGATGCTGGCCGCCTCGGCCACACTGGCTGTCACCGACCGCGGGGCCTTCGCCGCCCAAGCCGCCGCCCCCGCCACGAAGGGCTACGGCACCGACCCGCTCCTCAACCAGGAATACGCCCCGGCGCTTTCTGGCCGCTCACGATGACCGACGCCCAGCGCCGCACCGCCGCGGCCCTCTGCGGGCTCATCATCCCGGCCGAAGGCTCCGTCCCGAGTGCGGCGGACCTCATGGTCCACGACTTCATCGACGAGTGGATCAGCTCGCCGTATCCCGACCAGCAGGCCGATCGCGCGACCGTCCTCGCCGGCCTGGCTTGGATCGACACCGAGTCCCGCCGGCGCTTCGGCGCGGACTTCGCCGACCTGACGCCGGCGCAGATGGCCGCGATCGCCGACGACGTCTGTCACGCCCCCGACGCCAAGCCCGAGCACGTCGAGGGCGCCCGCTTCTTCGCCAAGTTCCGCGACCTCACGGCCAGCGGCTTCTTCACCACCCCCGAGGGCATGTACGACCTCGGCTACCGCGGCAACACGCCCCTGGCCGAGTTCAAGGGTCCCCCGCGAGAAGTACTGGAGAAGCTGGGTTTGGTTTGACCGTTGAAGGAGCGAGTAGCCAGTAGCGAGTAGCGAGCATCACGGAGCGCCGATTTCTGAGCATCTACTCACTACCCGCTACTCGCTACCCACTACCTAATCTTCCCCTACCATGAACCGCCGCACCGCCCTCAGGACCCTCGCCGCCACCGCTCTGCCGTTCCTCGGCGCCCGCGCCCTGGCGGCTGCCGACCAACAACCCTCAACCGGCAGCCAACGTCCGCGTGAAACGCCCGCTTTCACGCTCGGCGTCGCCACCGTCACCCTCAAGAGCCTGCCGCTGGACAACATGGTCGCGGCCGTGCACCGCGCCGGGCTCGACACGATTTCCCTGCACCGCGCTCATTCGCCGTGGGAAAACCAACCCGGCCAGTGGCGCGACATTGCCGACCGGATCCACGCCGCCGGCATCAAGGTGGCCTGCTGCGGCGTGCTCTACCTTAAGAACGACGAGCCCGCGATCCGCCGCATGATGGAGTACACGAAAACCCTCGGCATTTCGCTCTTCAGCTGCAGCCCCGAGCCGGCCGCGCTGCCGGTTCTGAACAAGCTGGTCCAAGAATACGACCTGCGCGCCGCCATCCACAACCACGGGCCGGAGGACAAGTCCTGGCCGTCAGTCAAAGGCGTGATGGACGCCATCGCCCCGCTCGACCCGCGCCTCGGGCTCTGCCTCGACGTCGGTCATTGCTACCGCAGCGGCGAGGACCCGGTGGCGATGATTCATGCCTGCAAGGACCGGCTCTATGACGTGCATCTGAAGGACACCATCGCCGCCGTCGGTCAGCACGGCGACACGCCAATCGAGATGGGGCGGGGGAAGCTGGACCTGCGCGCGATCCTCGGTGCGCTCAAGGCCACCGGTTACGCCCATGGCGCCTGGCTCGAATACGAGAAGGACCCCAACGACCCGGTCCCCGGCCTCACCGAATCCGCCGGCTACATCCGCGGGTTGCTGGCCGCCCAGTAGCGAGGAGTGGGCAGCGAGGAGTGCGCCAGTGCGATCGATGCTTCCGCCCCCGAGGGCGGTCTCATCCTTCATATCGCAACCCACCGACAAGAGGCTGCGATTCCTCTACTCGCTACTCAGTACCCGCTACTCACTACTTCATCAAAAATTTTGGTGTTCATTAATGGCGTAAACTGTTTTCACTGGTGACGGTTTTTGCACCCCAACCCCCTCGATACCCCATGAATCCCTCCCGTCTGTTCACGGCCAGTTGCGCCGCCCTGATCACCACTGCCATGAGTTTCGCCATCCGCGGTGGCGCGACCGGCGACT is from Lacunisphaera limnophila and encodes:
- a CDS encoding GMC oxidoreductase; this encodes MPLITSAQVRSDYDVIVVGSGAAGGQTAYTLTMEGARVLMLEAGRDYDPVKETPMFQTNGQAPLRGVATPDKHMGFHDATVDGGWTVPDEPYTQISEDPAKKFEWWRARMMGGRTNHWARHSLRNGPYDFKPYSRDGLGFDWPFTYDEIAPWYDKAEMLVGVYGENEGMENTPDSSPGVLQPAPAPRASELLAKKHMAPLGIPVIPIHRAVLTQRQDGEKLSQILHPGNPKAQRILAQSMSERAACFWATPCGRGCAIRATYQSTTVHLPPALATGNLDIVANAMVREVTLNAKGLADGVVYIDKTTGLEHRPKARVVVLGASSCESVRVLLNSKSARFPQGLANTTGLVGKYIMDTVGASLSGQIPALENLPPHNEDGAGGLHVYAPWWLYGPQLRGDLGFARGYHIEFGGGRSMPGMGAGAGLQNYTRGSYGLKLKEDARRFYGSTMFFSGRGEMIPNEGSYCELDPVVKDKWGIPVLRFAWEWSEHERKQAEHMERTFRDIILAMGGKVLGASGNRKRISPDHPIEIGGRVIHEVGGAIMGSDRTKSVTNQWCQTWDVPNLYMTDGATFPSNADKNPTITIMALAWRAGEHMLAEMKKGNF
- a CDS encoding sugar phosphate isomerase/epimerase family protein, with the translated sequence MNRRTALRTLAATALPFLGARALAAADQQPSTGSQRPRETPAFTLGVATVTLKSLPLDNMVAAVHRAGLDTISLHRAHSPWENQPGQWRDIADRIHAAGIKVACCGVLYLKNDEPAIRRMMEYTKTLGISLFSCSPEPAALPVLNKLVQEYDLRAAIHNHGPEDKSWPSVKGVMDAIAPLDPRLGLCLDVGHCYRSGEDPVAMIHACKDRLYDVHLKDTIAAVGQHGDTPIEMGRGKLDLRAILGALKATGYAHGAWLEYEKDPNDPVPGLTESAGYIRGLLAAQ
- a CDS encoding gluconate 2-dehydrogenase subunit 3 family protein — encoded protein: MTDAQRRTAAALCGLIIPAEGSVPSAADLMVHDFIDEWISSPYPDQQADRATVLAGLAWIDTESRRRFGADFADLTPAQMAAIADDVCHAPDAKPEHVEGARFFAKFRDLTASGFFTTPEGMYDLGYRGNTPLAEFKGPPREVLEKLGLV